One genomic window of Aethina tumida isolate Nest 87 chromosome 3, icAetTumi1.1, whole genome shotgun sequence includes the following:
- the LOC109600377 gene encoding free fatty acid receptor 4-like — MEYDSDYSWNSSYVYGFDKESGWGDRYFFTYFTELNTRPPAFIAVEFTIFALIFLISITANLSIVICVSRFPDMRTVTNCFVLNLAAADLLFAITIPTVAYTRIVAVWKLGNIACKIIPYIQFVSGIVLLWTLALISIDRHRCIVIPPYRSKMSPKQAAIYSSIIWLSTAVIFIPVLLWFREVTSDKGDAVCTLIFPKSNNIHYSLCFIIPVILFACLLPMSLLVYHYHRIFQKILSTKNAWATSCVMLSAVEIKNCNRSQTRRQSELSLSDIFVPWTRKFSAQYSSSSPSGSNSNPRHGSMSQHEEMRLNKHIKVVRVLFLNVIVVLVMWLPITVVMLLIYIDGRRANEDKNFFLRSYHFVAALAIAFLNTLVNPVLYGVLSDNFRACLIRIWCRKGGTKSADIIKDPVTPSSGRQNGNAKSVKKQSFINSVSENQNDVP; from the exons ATGGAATATGATAGCGATTATTCATGGAACTCCTCATATGTTTATGGATTCGATAAGGAAAGCGGTTGGGGTGACCGATATTTTTTCACCTATTTTACTGAACTGAACACTCGACCTCCAGCATTCATCGCTGTTGAATTCACGATATTTgcgttgatatttttaatatccatcACCGCAAACTTATCTATAGTAATATGTGTGTCCAG gttcCCGGACATGCGAACGGTGACGAATTGTTTCGTTTTGAATTTGGCTGCGGCAGATTTATTATTCGCCATAACGATACCGACTGTGGCTTACACGAGAATCGTCGCCGTTTGGAAGCTGGGAAATATCGCATGTAAAATCATTCCATACATTCAG TTCGTCTCCGGAATAGTACTACTATGGACTCTCGCTCTGATAAGCATCGACCGCCACCGCTGCATAGTAATACCCCCCTATCGTTCCAAGATGTCTCCCAAACAAGCTGCCATTTATTCTTCCATAATCTGGCTGTCGACAGCCGTCATCTTTATCCCCGTCTTACTGTGGTTCCGCGAGGTGACCAGCGACAAAGGCGACGCAGTCTGCACGCTGATCTTCCCCAAATCCAACAACATACACTACTctctttgttttataattccaGTCATATTATTCGCATGTTTGCTTCCGATGTCACTGCTAGTCTACCACTACCACAGGATATTCCAAAAGATCCTATCGACCAAGAACGCATGGGCCACATCGTGTGTCATGTTGAGCGCCGTCGAAATAAAAAACTGCAACCGTTCCCAAACGAGGAGGCAAAGCGAGCTCAGTCTTTCGGATATATTTGTTCCTTGGACTAGAAAATTCTCCGCTCAATATTCATCGTCCTCGCCCAGCGGGTCCAACAGCAATCCAAGACACGGGTCAATGTCGCAGCACGAAGAGATGAGACTGAAcaaacacattaaagtagTTAGGGTGCTGTTCCTGAATGTGATCGTCGTTTTAGTCATGTGGCTGCCCATCACTGTGGTGATGTTGCTCATATACATCGACGGCAGACGGGCGAACGAAGACAAGAACTTCTTTCTGCGCTCGTATCATTTTGTCGCCGCACTGGCCATTGCGTTTCTCAACACGTTGGTTAATCCTGTATTGTACGGTGTCCTTTCGGACAACTTCAGGGCCTGTTTAATACGCATTTGGTGTAGAAAGGGCGGAACCAAGAGCGCAGACATTATAAAGGATCCAGTCACCCCGTCTAGCGGGAGACAAAATGGAAATGCGAAGTctgttaaaaaacaaagttttataaactcaGTGAGTGAGAACCAGAATGATGTGCCGTAA
- the LOC126265096 gene encoding protein insensitive-like: MSKNVVLYEKNIDNLLNLLENSMDRIITSQDVWKKKVLIVAKDADVSVPYGQDRLLAMLQRYIQVLTADSNDYNYNLKLLSNIAVNTTVTRIQPDHQVQGQGYQISPKTKRNVRILRKPNHTQITSTEIQCRNYTELDSDSGISKRTISTSEEEEYWLPSKKLCMVTSKIMQNRTALNNINMIDGYVTIGSSGTKVSLLDYYGIKWDCTTKATRGLMDVLFTKSVMATSSLTGKLSPAFRDRKRKKQLDPVIVNDIIECILRKFENVANKKLVRQIITSKCADECKLWKKTFIKIKGSIPNDEL; this comes from the coding sequence ATGTCCAAGAACGtcgttttatatgaaaaaaatatcgaCAATTTGTTGAACCTTTTGGAAAATTCCATGGACCGTATAATAACCTCTCAAGATGTTTGGAAAAAGAAGGTTCTCATAGTTGCTAAAGATGCGGATGTCTCTGTTCCATATGGTCAAGATAGATTGTTGGCAATGTTGCAACGTTACATCCAAGTTTTAACAGCAGACTCCAacgattacaattataatttgaagctTCTTTCGAATATTGCTGTAAACACTACTGTTACCAGAATTCAACCAGATCATCAAGTACAAGGACAAGGGTATCAAATTAGTCCTAAGACAAAAAGAAATGTAAGAATCTTACGAAAACCAAATCATACTCAAATAACCTCCACTGAAATACAGTGTAGAAATTACACTGAATTGGATAGTGACTCGGGCATTTCAAAACGAACAATATCTACAAGTGAGGAAGAGGAATATTGGCTACCAAGTAAAAAACTATGTATGGTAACCTCAAAGATTATGCAAAACAGGACtgctttaaataatatcaacatgATTGATGGTTATGTTACGATCGGTTCTTCGGGAACCAAAGTCAGTCTTCTTGACTATTATGGAATTAAGTGGGACTGCACAACCAAAGCAACCAGAGGTTTGATGGATGTTCTTTTCACCAAGTCAGTAATGGCAACTTCCTCGTTAACTGGTAAGCTTAGTCCAGCCTTCAGGGATAGAAAACGGAAGAAGCAATTGGATCCTGTTATTGTCAACGATATAATCGAATGTATATTGAGGAAATTCGAAAACGttgctaataaaaaattggtgcGGCAGATTATCACTTCCAAGTGTGCAGATGAGTGTAAATTGTGgaagaaaacttttataaaaataaagggtAGTATTCCTAACGACgagctttaa
- the LOC109600386 gene encoding transferrin, whose translation MKLVVFVFIATAFVGPSTSHWIRTRRAAQNEFKMCVPENLLDLCKDMIAAETKSAAKIICIPARDRIECIDKIRERQADFGTFDPEDMYVASKVENQDFAVFEEIRTREEPEAEFRYEAVAVIHKDLKLDSLKDLKGLNSCHTGVGRNVGYKVPLTKLKNMGIIGKLNEPDLSPRENELKAFSTLFSKACIVGKWSPDPKINQKLKKTYSNLCELCEHPDVCDYPDNFSGYDGALRCLAHNGGQVAWTKVIYVRKFFGLPVGVTPASKTDENPEEYRYLCPDGTRVPVTGTPCRWAARPWQGYMANAAVVKSIDELRRKIENLNTVGSQKHAKWLEKVLDLTDKNVPKENKVIGPGDYLDKANYTDVLERDYGPPFKTVRFCVTSKDELEKCQAFSKAAFSRNIRPRFDCVEEKDVFDCFKTIRDNGADIITLDGGLVAKAQAEFNLKPIVAEQYGNQGGSYFAVAVVKKDSPYKSFADLKGAKSCHTGIGRTAGYNAPLYTLIKLNLIKNTDCPYPKALSEFFSGGSCLPGSKDPRNKLTEPVSEKLCTLCGGDVDKKDLTTKCNFDQSESYSGYTGAFRCLVQGGGDVAFVKHVTVPGNTDGKNTESWAASLKSSDYELLCPDGGRAPVEEFKKCNLAQAPPHMVVTGNSKSDADIDEIRNALLSASNLFSKRPDWFRMFGGFNGKKDLLFKDSATGLVSISGESEVQKTYSQVLSVVNGCN comes from the exons ATGAAGCTGGTTGTGTTCGTATTTATCGCGACGGCCTTTGTGGGCCCGTCCACCAGCCACTGGATAAGGACCCGTCGCGCGGCCCAGAACGAAT TTAAAATGTGTGTACCGGAAAATTTGCTGGATTTATGTAAGGACATGATAGCAGCTGAGACCAAAAGCGCAGCTAAAATAATTTGCATTCCTGCTAGGGATAG GATTGAATGTATTGATAAGATAAGGGAAAGACAAGCCGATTTTGGTACGTTCGACCCTGAGGATATGTACGTAGCATCCAAAGTAGAAAATCAAGACTTCGCGGTCTTCGAAGAAATCAGAACGAGGGAGGAGCCAGaag ctGAGTTTAGATATGAGGCCGTAGCTGTAATCCACAAAGACTTAAAACTGGACAGTCTTAAAGACCTTAAGGGTCTTAATTCTTGTCACACCGGTGTTGGTCGTAATGTAGGCTACAAAGTACCATTAACTAAACTCAAGAATATGGGCATTATTGGTAAACTCAATGAACCAGACTTATCACCCAGAGAAAATGAACTTAAAGCCTTCTCCACCTTGTTCAGCAAAGCTTGTATTGTTGGAAAATGGTCACCTGATcctaaaatcaatcaaaaactCA AAAAAACATATTCAAACCTTTGTGAACTTTGTGAACATCCGGACGTTTGTGACTACCCCGACAATTTCTCTGGCTACGATGGAGCCTTACGATGTTTGGCCCATAATGGTGGTCAAGTCGCCTGGACTAAAGTTATCTACGTCAGAAAATTCTTTGGT CTTCCTGTTGGTGTTACTCCTGCATCAAAAACTGACGAGAACCCTGAAGAATACAGATATTTGTGCCCCGATGGCACGAGAGTGCCCGTAACTGGTACTCCTTGTAGATGGGCAGCAAGACCATGGCAAGGTTACATGGCCAACGCTGCCGTCGTCAAATCCATCGACGAACTGAGAAGGAAGATTGAAAATCTCAATACCGTTGGATCACAAAAACACGCTAAATGGTTGGAGAAAGTGTTAGATTTGACCGATAAGAACGTTCCTAAAGAAAACAAAGTCATTGGCCCTGGCGACTACTTGGACAAGGCTAACTATACTGATGTCCTTGAACGTGACTACGGTCCGCCGTTCAAAACAGTCAGATTCTGTGTTACATCCAAAGATGAACTTGAAAAATGTCAAGCGTTTAGCAAGGCTGCGTTCTCAAGGAACATCCGCCCACGTTTCGACTGTGTTGAAGAGAAAGACGTCTTTGACTGCTTCAAAACTATCCGTGATAATGGTGCTGATATCATCACTCTGGATGGAGGATTGGTAGCGAAAGCCCAAGCTGAATTCAATCTTAAACCAATCGTTGCCGAACAGTATGGAAATCAAGGTGGATCTTACTTTGCTGTAGCTGTGGTTAAAAAGGATTCGCCATATAAAAGTTTTGCTGATTTAAAGGGTGCCAAGTCCTGTCATACAGGTATAGGCAGAACAGCTGGATACAATGCACCTTTGTATACTTTGATTAAGttgaacttaattaaaaatacagacTGTCCTTATCCTAAAGCTTTATCAGAATTCTTCAGTGGAGGCAGTTGTTTGCCAGGTTCTAAAGATCCAAGAAATAAATTGACGGAACCAGTTTCAGAAAAGCTTTGCACATTGTGCGGCGGTGATGTGGACAAAAAGGATTTAACCACCAAATGCAACTTCGATCAGTCAGAAAGTTACAGCGGATATACTGGAGCATTCAGATGTTTGGTTCAAGGGGGCGGTGACGTTGCTTTTGTCAAACATGTTACAGTTCCAGGAAATACtg ATGGTAAAAACACTGAAAGCTGGGCTGCAAGCTTAAAGTCTAGTGACTATGAACTACTTTGTCCCGATGGTGGAAGAGCACCGGTTGAGGAATTCAAGAAATGTAACTTGGCTCAAGCTCCTCCTCATATGGTTGTCACTGGTAACTCAAAATCTGATGCTGACATTGATGAAATAAGAAATGCTTTGCTATCTGCAAGTAACTTATTTAGTAAGAGGCCAGACTGGTTTAGAATGTTTGGAGGTTTTAATGGCAAAAAGGATCTCTTGTTTAAG GATTCAGCCACGGGCCTTGTATCCATTTCCGGAGAATCTGAGGTGCAAAAAACTTATTCGCAAGTTTTGTCTGTTGTCAATGGCTGCAATTAG